Proteins encoded in a region of the Ptychodera flava strain L36383 chromosome 4, AS_Pfla_20210202, whole genome shotgun sequence genome:
- the LOC139131878 gene encoding P2X purinoceptor 7-like produces the protein MDSTEDTSPPPSSDDSQEHIDVSSTVRGRGRGRGRGRGRARGRGRGRGRHTTTEARPTSSNEALLNIEQRKVTLRAMIEQMNDTEKNDQLLKIIENQPSLVFNLAVPQPQQPGVGGYHQSESSSKPDWCVCTLYREMPTQPERKCCDRPHEFCMSQSLDLRIFCLNEGVLAIARAYRRDVLALNEDADLNKCNRHAAYRQFILWQYGRLGAGDRRVIPSCCVWAIRDKFPDRFGQYTGFNPGRLA, from the exons CCTTCATCCGATGACAGCCAAGAGCACATCGATGTTTCAAGCACAGTTAGAGGCAGGGGCAGAGGCAGGGGTAGAGGCAGAGGTCGTGCAAGAGGAAGAGGTAGAGGAAGGGGCAGACACACTACCACAGAAGCCAGACCAACATCAAGTAATGAGGCCTTACTCAATATAGAACAGAGGAAGGTAACGTTACGG gcCATGATAGAACAAATGAACGACacagaaaaaaatgaccaaCTGCTAAAGATTATTGAGAACCAACCAAGTCTTGTGTTTAACTTGGCAGTACCGCAACCACAACAACCTGGAGTGGGCGGATACCATCAGTCAGAATCATCTTCCAAACCAGATTGGTGTGTTTGCACATTATATAGGGAAATGCCCACACAACCAGAGAGAAAGTGCTGTGATAGACCTCATGAATTCTGTATGTCACAATCACTG GATTTGAGAATCTTCTGCTTAAACGAAGGGGTCCTGGCAATAGCTAGGGCTTACCGAAGGGATGTTTTGGCATTGAACGAGGATGCAGACCTGAATAAGTGTAACAGACATGCTGCGTATAGGCAGTTTATTCTGTGGCAGTATGGAAGATTGGGTGCTGGAGACAGAAGGGTCATTCCTAGTTGTTGTGTGTGGGCCATCCGTGATAAGTTCCCAGACAGATTTGGACAATACACAGGATTTAATCCTGGGAGATTGGCCTAA